The sequence acacatgCAAGTCCCACCGAGTTCAATTCAGTGGGACCATTCATGTGCATAAGCAGCTGCAGGCTTGGGCCCTAGATTTATATTTAGAAAAATCAGCATAACCAGTATATGGATCTGATTCGACAacccctctctctttttttcttttttcttgccaGCAGTCCTATTAAGGTACAGAGGAAAGGCTAGTTACATGGTTGAGGGTTTCCATGACTGGGCCCCATGGCAGCCACACAATCACACACAGTAGGAAATAACATGAATATGAGACTAAATATAAGTGAGGTGAAGCTGTAAGTAAGTGAAGTGTAATAACTGACACTTTCCTGAGGGAAAAACAGGTGTGAGCTGGGTCAATGGAGACCACTGTTTCAATTTATTTTCTGAAAACTGATGCAAATGGTGCTGCAGAAGTGCTATGAAAAGGTGAgcatgaaggggggggggaggagggagagtgtCACCTTTGAAAGAATACCAGCCAAAGAGAGTTAAATAAGCTAAAAAGTACCTAAATTGTGTGACTCAGAGGAGTGTATTTGAATGCCTATTAAAATATGTTTCATTTGCATGGGTGGAGGAAAAGAGAGCATATTCCCAGGGCACCTAGAGTAAGTAGGTTCCCTTCAGTAAGTGTTTCTCAGCACTCCACAATGCAGGACACAAGGAACAGAGAAAGCAATAGCTTATGGTGACAGCCTCTATAGCCACATAAATATTGACTGTTTCTCTGGAGCTTTTCACAATAGACTAGAAAATAAACTAAGTCTTGTATGAATGGCTAGCTTCAGTAGGATGAAAGGTTTGCACAATATACTCAGAGGTATAATTTCACTGTTGCCCCAGTGCTGTGTAGGCATTCTGCCACCTCGGAAAGTCTTTCAGGATCTCGAGGCCCTCATCCACCTTCAGGGAATCATGTTAACAGTCAGTTAATGTAGGGTACTGCTGCCTCAACTCCTCAGTTGGTCCTGCGGGGCTCAGTTGTGGCATCACAGCCACAagcaggctggggcaagtcagagatcacacacacactgctgtaaAAGAGTTGCATCTTTATTATTAATGTTGCATCCATCATCATCTGCACTACAACTCACTGGCACATGTTTGCTCCTGGTGAACAAGGGGACGCCCTTTCCCAGCGAGTAAACGCAAGTCACAGTACAGAAAATCTAGGGGTTTAACTACCGGAGCGTAGGCTGAGGGGCGGCGGTCACCTCCAGAGCAGATATCTCTGAAATAGCAGCGCAGACTACACACGGCATGGTGCTTGGAAGGAGGGACGGGTCAGTCAGGTTAGCCAATAACACCCCCGTGCAAAGGCCTGGCCCCAGTTCCCGCCCTGCCCCGGGGTTAGCAGCGGCTGCAGGGTTAGTATCAATGAGTAAGttatacccctccccccacccgggtGTCCCACAGCTGCACACTCCtacccccagctccgccccaccCACCCGACTGCCCGCCCGGACccgacccttccccccaccccgcccatctccctccctcctcgcCCCCCGCCGCCTCAGCCGTTCCAGAAGTTCACGAAGAAGCTGCAGAGCGAGTGCCACTGCTCCGCACAGTAGGTCTCGGCCAGGTCCTCGCTCAGCTCCGTGGGCGGCTCCGGGTTCCCCCCAGCCGTGGGCGGCCGCTGCTCGGGGGGCACCGGGGAGCCGGGACCCCCTTTCCTCTTGCCCGCCTTGCCCCGCTTCTCCAGGGCACTAGAGTGTGCCCCGCTGCTCACCGCCTTGGCGCCGGGGACCCCGGGCTGCTGCAGCGTAGGCGCCTCCTGGACGCTGCCCCGGGCCTTGGCTTTGCCCCGGGCGGGGCCCCCGGCGGCCCCAGGCGCtgcagagctggagctggggggtgCCAGGCGCAGCTGCGCCTCGGGCGGCCCCTTCTTGCTGCTGCAGAGTCGGGCTTTGAGCGGGCTGCTGTCCTGGCAGGGGTGGCGCTTTCGGCGCAGCTTGCCCAGGATCTGCTTCCAGTACTGGCGGCTCTTGCCGCTGTAggcggcgcagcgctccggcTGGCCCCGGTACACGCACCGGAGCCCCTCGCTGCCGCCCTCTCCAGGCGCCTGGCAACTCAGCTGCAGCTCGGTGGCCTCCTCCCCTCGGACCAGCTCCCAGCTGCACGCATGCTGCTCCCGGGTAGAGAACTGCCCGGCTTGCGCCCAGGGCGCGGGGCGCTCCGCTTTCTCACCGGCCCCTCGGGCCTGCCCGCTGGCGGCGCCCCCCAGGCAGCCCAGGAGCAGGAGGCTCAGTGGAAGGGCTCGGGAGACCCTCATCTCATTAGGTCAGTGGAGCTGCTGCGCTGCGGCTGCCTTTTGTCATGCAAGTGCAGTAGGGATGGAGAGTCCCGGCGAAGGAGCGAGGGGCCCTCGGCATCCCCCGAGCCCTAGAGAGACAGACAGGGCGCACACTTAGCAGGGGACATGCAGCACAGGCATggctaattattattaatatgcaTCTCTCATCAAGCACACGCGCATCAGCGTTGGGCATGCCCCACTAGATCAGTCATTCATAACTATTTGTTTGGTCATTCTTATTATTTATGAAGCATTTATAACGCCTTTATTAAGCGTATCTGAAAGGTTGCTGAGACAGCGCCTTCAGTAATAATAGACATTAATACTTGTCATGTATATAGCTGTTTACTTCAAATCTCTCTGCAAACATTAATTCATTAATGCTCCCTAAATCCTAATCAAATATAAGACCAAGCGATATGCTGCTCCTACTCTTTGTCAGAAAGGGTCATTCAGAAATCGGCACTGTTAATTACAGAAGGCACCACATCTCTGCACTCTCCACAGATGGATGGTTTTACTATAAACAGTTTCTGTTCCTGAGGTATTCACTTGTGGTTTTATTACACAAACTTGAAATCAATATACTGAAGATAGGTAATGCCATCATTTGCAATAACCAAACTCTGCTTTGTTTTTGCTTTGACATATTATGCTATGCAGATTGGTTCTTAGAACACCATCAATGGTAGACAAAGATTTTTCTCTACAATATCGTTTTCCAGTTTTAtgatctctctttttttccttacATGGCTAAAGCAAGTTAACAACCTCTTCACTGCATTCTGAACGTCTCTTTGCTGTATTCCCCAGTTCAAAAATTCTCTAAATTAGTTAAGTGTCAAAGTCTTAACAAACAGAAAGAGGTTTGTAAATATGGATACAAGACCACTGGCAACATGATTGGAGAACAAATCTCTTTTTAATTCTAGCATCAAAGATAAGATGTGGCCAGAATTCACTAACAAACCCATCTCAAAACAAAACGATTCCTCACAAAATCAGATCCTGTTTTCCTTCTTTGGTTAAACTTACCGTGCACTGTGTGAGGTGGAGTAGTCTACTAGAAAAGTGTGTGAGTCTGCATGTAGGATTAGTCTCTGTTAGAAGGGTGTATGGAGCATGAATGTATTATCAATAGCACAGGAGTGGCTACCCCAGGCTatgcccctccccagcctggtgcatgcaaacacacacatacacccacccaaagagagagagagagagagagagggaatccTTAAAACAGAACTTCTTTGACATAATGTTTACACTATTCCACTCAATGATAAACCTATATGCTGCATGGTTTATAAGGCAATGTGTTTAATTAATAAAATGTTATTCACTTGTTTGGTACGGTAGTGGGTTATTGACTcttgttttatttgctttgaGGCAACTGCAAAATAATGTTAAAGAAATTAttcttagggcttgtttacacttggAAATTTACTGATATAGCTATTTCAGAATAATTACTCTGGAATCATTTCTCATGTGGACGCTCCTATTTTAGAATAAGAATTTGGTGACTGAAAGTGGACTTtgaaagtggattaagctaaatcTGAAGAAGGCACTtctattccagaataagtgtgtccacatagGGAGTTATTCTGGTACA is a genomic window of Chrysemys picta bellii isolate R12L10 chromosome 7, ASM1138683v2, whole genome shotgun sequence containing:
- the FGFBP3 gene encoding fibroblast growth factor-binding protein 3, with the translated sequence MRVSRALPLSLLLLGCLGGAASGQARGAGEKAERPAPWAQAGQFSTREQHACSWELVRGEEATELQLSCQAPGEGGSEGLRCVYRGQPERCAAYSGKSRQYWKQILGKLRRKRHPCQDSSPLKARLCSSKKGPPEAQLRLAPPSSSSAAPGAAGGPARGKAKARGSVQEAPTLQQPGVPGAKAVSSGAHSSALEKRGKAGKRKGGPGSPVPPEQRPPTAGGNPEPPTELSEDLAETYCAEQWHSLCSFFVNFWNG